AACAGTCTGGAACGCTTCCCGGCATGCTTAATCCGCGTTACACATTCGATACATTCGTAATCGGATCCGGTAACCGGTTTGCGCATGCCGCTTCTCTCGCCGTCGCTGAAGCGCCGGCCAAAGCGTATAACCCGCTGTTCATTTATGGAGGAGTAGGACTTGGCAAGACACACCTAATGCACGCGATCGGTCATTACGTGATCGAACACAATCCGAAAGCGAAAGTCGTGTATCTTTCGTCGGAGAAATTCACAAATGAATTCATCAACTCTATCCGTGACAATAAAACGGGAGACTTCCGCAATAAATACCGGAATGTTGATGTACTGCTGATCGATGATATTCAATTTCTGGCCGGAAAAGAGCAGACACAAGAGGAATTTTTTCATACATTTAATGCACTTCATGAAGAAGCGAAACAAATCATCATTTCCAGTGACCGGCCGCCCAAAGAGATCCCGACGCTGGAAGACCGGCTGCGTTCCCGCTTTGAGTGGGGGCTTATAACAGATATTACCCCGCCGGATCTGGAGACCCGTATTGCGATTCTGCGCAAAAAAGCGAAGGCGGACGGACTGGACATTCCGAATGACGTCATGGTGTATATTGCAAATCAGATTGATTCCAATATTCGGGAGCTTGAAGGTGCGCTGATCCGTGTGGTCGCTTACTCATCGCTGACAAATCGGGATATGAGCGGAGAACTCGCTGCCGAAGCGCTGAAAGACATCATTCCGAATACCAAACCGAAGACGATTTCGATTCTTGATATTATGAACGCCGTCGGCCAGCATTTTCATGTGAAGCTGGAAGATTTTAAAACGAAGCGCCGTACGAAAGACATCGCTTTTCCCCGTCAGATCGCCATGTACTTATCACGGGAATTAACTGATTTTTCGCTTCCAAAAATCGGCGAAGAGTTCGGCGGACGGGATCACACAACCGTCATCCATGCACATGAGAAAATCTCTGTCATGCTTAAAGATAATAAGGTTCTCCAGCGTGATGTGAAGAAAATCAAAAGTTCGCTCGGGAAGTAACCGGAAATTGCCTGTGGATAACCTGCCGGGTTATCCCACTTTTTATACACAGTTTATCAACAGTCAGACTGACTGACAGCATTCACTTTGAAGCGGTTATCCACATATCCACAGCCCCTACTACTATTACTGTTTAAAAGATCTTTAAAATAATAATATATAAGCGAGGTATGAACTTATGAAATTCGAAATTAAACGCGACCGCCTGCTTGATGGTTTGAGCGACGTTATGAAAGCAGTCAGCTCTAAAACAGCTATTCCCATCTTGACAGGTGTAAAGATGGATGTGTCTGCTGAAGGCGTGAGTCTCACAGGAAGTGATTCTGACATCACAATTCAGACATTCATTCCTGCAGAAGAAGATGGCAAGCAGATCCTGCAGGTTTCAGAAGGAGGCAGCATTGTTCTTCAGGCACGTGTCTTTAGTGAAATCATCCGGAAACTGCCGACAAATGAAGTGGAAATTGAAATCAACGGCAATTTTCAGACGCACATCCGTTCCGGTAAATCCGAGTTTCACTTGATTGGATTGGATCCGCTGGATTATCCACATCTGCCGGATGTGCAGGAGGATGAGTTATTCACAATTCCTGCTGATCTCCTGAAAACGATTATCCGGGAAACCGTCTTCGCAGTTTCAAGCTCAGAAACACGGCCAGTACTTACTGGTGTTCATTGGGCAGTAAAAGACGGAGAACTCGTTTGTGTAGCAACTGACAGCCACCGACTTGCCCGGCGCAAGACAAAGCTGGAATCGGTTCAGGACGAGGAGCATAATGCAGTCGTCCCTGGCAGAAGCCTGAATGAATTAAACAAAATTCTCGATGACTCAGCAGATCCGGTAGAAGTTGTCATGACCAGCCAGCAAGTGCTGTTCCGGTCCAAAAATATTCTGTTTTTCTCTCGTCTCCTGGAAGGAAATTACCCGGACACATCCCGTCTGATTCCGTCTGAATATAAAACGCAAGTAACAGTGAACGGCCGTGCATTGCTGCAGGCGATTGATCGGGCTTCACTTCTGGCGCGTGAGGAACGCAATAACGTGGTTCGCTTTTCAGCGAATGGCAGCGATGAGGTGGAAGTGTCTTCAAATTCACCGGAAGTCGGTAAAGTTGAGGAACAGCTGCTGGCGGAAGCGATTGAAGGAGAGGAACTGAAAATTTCCTTCAGCGCCAAATTTATGATGGATGCACTGAAAGCGATCGATGGGCAAGACGTGGTTATCCAATTTACCGGCGCTATGCGTCCGTTTATCCTGCGTTCGGCGCTGGATGATTCAATTCTCCAGCTTATTTTGCCTGTACGCACCTACTGAGCATTTCAGCAATATTCACAGGCAAAACCAGCGCAATGGGTCCGGATAAAAATCTAAGTATTTCCCTTTCATACGAACGTTCGTTCTGTTATAATGAATAAAGAACAAAGAAAGATCCATGCTATCAGCTGACCGGCATTTTACCTCCTCTTTTTTCTAAGGAAAAATGCTGCAGAGAAAATATCGGAAACCGTCCAGGTGCTTTAGAATTCCGCTGTGATAGCCAGAGGAGTGTCAATGGTAACAGGATAGCCTGCACGGGCTATCCTTTTTTACTTATGGCAAGCCATACGTTAAAATAAAACTATACAAACAGCAGAAGGACTGAGGCTATTTTGAAAGAGATCATGATCGAATCGGAATTTATAACGCTCGGCCAATTTTTAAAAATGACCGATGCGATTCAATCGGGCGGAATGGCAAAGTGGTTTCTGAGCGAATATGCCGTTTTTGTGAACGGAGAGGCTGAAGACCGGCGGGGCAGAAAACTCCGGCCTGGAGACACGGTTAATGTACCGGGCACCGGACGATTCCGTATTTCCGCTGCTGAAGGTACAAAACCTCATGCGGATTGACCGGCTGCAGCTTGAGAATTTCCGCAATTATGAAGGGCTGGATCTGCCGTTCGCACCGGAAATCAATGTATTCATCGGTGAAAATGCACAAGGCAAAACTAATATCATGGAGGCACTCTACGTGCTTTCTATGGCAAAATCCCACCGCACTTCAAACGATCGTGAATTGATACGCTGGGATGCGGAATATGGTAAAATAAAAGGTGACGTGCACCGCAGACACGGGAATCTTCCGCTTGAAATCACGCTGTCGAAAAAAGGGAAAAAGGCCC
Above is a genomic segment from Planococcus lenghuensis containing:
- the dnaN gene encoding DNA polymerase III subunit beta, which produces MKFEIKRDRLLDGLSDVMKAVSSKTAIPILTGVKMDVSAEGVSLTGSDSDITIQTFIPAEEDGKQILQVSEGGSIVLQARVFSEIIRKLPTNEVEIEINGNFQTHIRSGKSEFHLIGLDPLDYPHLPDVQEDELFTIPADLLKTIIRETVFAVSSSETRPVLTGVHWAVKDGELVCVATDSHRLARRKTKLESVQDEEHNAVVPGRSLNELNKILDDSADPVEVVMTSQQVLFRSKNILFFSRLLEGNYPDTSRLIPSEYKTQVTVNGRALLQAIDRASLLAREERNNVVRFSANGSDEVEVSSNSPEVGKVEEQLLAEAIEGEELKISFSAKFMMDALKAIDGQDVVIQFTGAMRPFILRSALDDSILQLILPVRTY
- the dnaA gene encoding chromosomal replication initiator protein DnaA, which translates into the protein MEHLDELWSSVLEQVETKISKPSFETWLKSTKLLSFKGETVTIAAPNSFARDWLDNHYVPLITGILNDLTNKELLVKFIVPKDQEVDDFELPAPRVQADDHEQSGTLPGMLNPRYTFDTFVIGSGNRFAHAASLAVAEAPAKAYNPLFIYGGVGLGKTHLMHAIGHYVIEHNPKAKVVYLSSEKFTNEFINSIRDNKTGDFRNKYRNVDVLLIDDIQFLAGKEQTQEEFFHTFNALHEEAKQIIISSDRPPKEIPTLEDRLRSRFEWGLITDITPPDLETRIAILRKKAKADGLDIPNDVMVYIANQIDSNIRELEGALIRVVAYSSLTNRDMSGELAAEALKDIIPNTKPKTISILDIMNAVGQHFHVKLEDFKTKRRTKDIAFPRQIAMYLSRELTDFSLPKIGEEFGGRDHTTVIHAHEKISVMLKDNKVLQRDVKKIKSSLGK
- the yaaA gene encoding S4 domain-containing protein YaaA; amino-acid sequence: MIESEFITLGQFLKMTDAIQSGGMAKWFLSEYAVFVNGEAEDRRGRKLRPGDTVNVPGTGRFRISAAEGTKPHAD